A genomic region of Candidatus Paceibacterota bacterium contains the following coding sequences:
- a CDS encoding ComEC/Rec2 family competence protein: MQKDKSFFILIAGFVLAIFISSFFKLGFSFFLLTIFISLVLFIYQRFLLLDISSGRAVFLIAIFLLGFGLGILRYEIKDNPNLDINLENKVGQKVVISGIITDESDKRENYNLLTVDFTDLENSSSSTIKVSGRGLIQTDFYPEYKYGDFIKIQGKLEKPENISKDDGRDFDYISYLEKDDIKYKMSFVKTSLISSGHGNIIKSALFKIKNSFTENISYVISEPQSSLLSGILLGAKSSMSKSVSDIFRIAGLSHIVALSGYNITVVSEAIMNTLSFLPRSFAFSGGVLGILLFVIMSGASSTAVRASVMSLIVILAQVTHRKYQIGRALVIAGVAMIIYNPKILVFDISFQLSFLATIAIVYVAPLLEKKFSFITERFGLRNTVAGTLSAQLLVLPLILYKMGILSFVALPANILVLAVIPLTMFFGFFTGVLGFISTILSIPFAWATWFLLTYIIKTASLFASLPFSSVVIPNFPIFVLVILYLFVFAFVWWLKKAQVDRKLVKS; encoded by the coding sequence GTGCAGAAAGATAAAAGTTTTTTCATCTTAATCGCGGGCTTTGTCTTGGCGATTTTTATAAGTTCATTTTTCAAACTTGGTTTTTCTTTTTTCTTACTGACTATTTTTATTTCTCTAGTCCTCTTCATTTATCAGAGATTCCTATTATTAGACATTTCAAGTGGCCGGGCTGTATTTCTTATAGCAATATTTCTACTTGGCTTTGGGCTAGGGATTTTAAGATATGAAATAAAAGATAATCCAAACCTTGATATTAATTTAGAAAATAAAGTTGGTCAGAAAGTCGTAATTTCAGGGATTATTACAGACGAATCAGATAAAAGAGAAAATTATAATCTACTTACGGTAGATTTTACGGATCTTGAGAATTCATCGAGTAGCACAATAAAAGTTTCTGGCAGAGGTTTGATACAGACAGACTTTTATCCCGAATATAAATACGGCGATTTCATAAAGATACAAGGCAAGCTCGAAAAGCCTGAAAATATATCAAAAGATGATGGCAGAGATTTTGATTATATCTCATATCTTGAGAAAGATGATATTAAATACAAGATGAGTTTTGTGAAGACCTCTCTAATATCAAGTGGCCACGGCAATATTATAAAATCCGCCCTGTTCAAGATAAAAAACTCTTTCACGGAAAATATAAGCTATGTGATTTCCGAACCACAGTCTTCGCTTCTCAGTGGCATACTTCTCGGGGCAAAAAGCTCTATGAGCAAAAGCGTAAGTGATATATTTCGTATCGCTGGACTTTCACATATCGTGGCACTTTCTGGGTACAATATTACCGTCGTCTCGGAAGCTATTATGAACACACTTTCATTTCTGCCAAGGTCCTTTGCTTTTTCCGGTGGGGTGCTTGGCATTTTACTTTTCGTAATAATGTCCGGTGCTTCTTCTACGGCAGTGCGCGCCTCCGTGATGTCGCTTATTGTAATACTTGCTCAAGTGACGCATAGGAAATATCAAATAGGCAGAGCACTTGTGATAGCAGGAGTAGCGATGATAATTTACAATCCGAAAATCCTCGTCTTTGATATTTCATTTCAGCTTTCTTTTCTTGCGACAATAGCTATTGTCTATGTTGCACCGCTTTTGGAAAAGAAATTCTCTTTTATCACTGAAAGATTTGGTTTGAGAAATACGGTTGCCGGTACTCTATCGGCACAGCTTTTAGTTTTGCCTTTAATACTTTATAAAATGGGAATACTCTCCTTTGTCGCTCTGCCTGCAAATATTCTCGTCCTTGCCGTAATACCTCTCACAATGTTTTTCGGTTTCTTCACCGGAGTCCTTGGTTTCATAAGCACAATCCTCTCAATACCATTTGCTTGGGCTACTTGGTTTTTACTTACTTATATAATAAAAACAGCAAGCCTTTTCGCCAGCCTGCCGTTTTCATCTGTCGTAATTCCAAATTTTCCGATTTTCGTCCTAGTGATTTTGTATTTATTTGTTTTTGCTTTTGTGTGGTGGCTTAAGAAAGCTCAAGTTGACAGAAAGTTAGTCAAGAGTTAA
- a CDS encoding Fe-Mn family superoxide dismutase, with the protein MINYEEKKLNIPELKGISKKTIDEHLKLYAGYVKNTNGIFAQKAEMAKNPTLAYASSETQRRLGFEFDGMRNHEYYFALFEDGAKSLSDDSSLKKAIEKEFGSFENWLADFKTLAMTRGPGWAILYKDGDKLLNSWVDEHHLGQLTGLSPVVALDMWEHAYMIDYIPGDKKRYIEAFFENLNWEVAERFFTK; encoded by the coding sequence ATGATAAATTATGAAGAAAAAAAGCTTAATATCCCAGAGTTAAAGGGGATTTCAAAAAAAACGATTGATGAGCATTTGAAACTTTACGCTGGGTATGTAAAAAATACAAATGGTATATTCGCGCAAAAGGCAGAGATGGCAAAAAATCCGACGCTAGCTTATGCATCTTCCGAAACACAAAGAAGGCTTGGTTTTGAATTTGACGGTATGAGAAATCACGAATATTATTTTGCACTTTTTGAAGACGGAGCAAAATCACTTTCTGATGACAGCTCGCTCAAAAAAGCTATTGAGAAAGAATTCGGCTCATTTGAAAACTGGCTTGCAGATTTCAAAACTCTTGCCATGACCCGCGGACCGGGCTGGGCGATACTTTATAAAGATGGCGACAAGCTCTTAAACTCTTGGGTAGACGAGCATCACTTGGGCCAGCTCACCGGACTCTCCCCTGTCGTCGCACTTGATATGTGGGAACACGCTTATATGATTGATTATATTCCGGGAGATAAGAAAAGATACATTGAAGCTTTCTTTGAAAATCTAAATTGGGAAGTGGCGGAAAGATTTTTTACAAAATAA
- a CDS encoding ComEC/Rec2 family competence protein: MEKVRRNFKGIILIFFVVTNVFIYYAIYKSHAGILKVAFLDVGQGDSILVESPVGNQILIDGGSNGKVLESLGQALPFYDRSIDAVIATHPDKDHIGGVPEILKNYKVNEYFDNGAVAETATDRELKNKVEKLGIKYELARSGEVLDIGGGAYLVIISPSGEPRGSDTNKYSVVAKLIFGEISFLLTGDAPTEVKNKLAIAYGEGLKSQVLKVAHHGSRNSLSEAFLSAVSPDYSIISAGKDNSYGHPHIEVLDFLQKINSKVIETFQYGNIVFESNGAKMKRD; encoded by the coding sequence ATGGAAAAAGTTAGAAGAAATTTTAAAGGAATTATTTTAATATTTTTTGTAGTCACGAATGTTTTTATTTATTACGCTATTTATAAAAGTCATGCAGGTATTCTGAAAGTCGCTTTTCTTGATGTTGGGCAGGGCGATTCGATTCTCGTCGAATCGCCCGTCGGTAATCAGATACTTATAGATGGCGGGTCAAATGGAAAAGTCCTCGAATCTCTTGGCCAAGCTTTACCATTTTATGACCGCTCTATAGATGCTGTGATAGCCACACATCCAGACAAAGACCATATCGGGGGTGTACCTGAAATTTTGAAGAATTATAAAGTGAATGAATATTTCGATAATGGGGCGGTAGCGGAGACAGCGACAGATAGAGAATTGAAAAATAAAGTTGAAAAACTCGGAATCAAATATGAATTGGCGAGAAGTGGCGAAGTGCTTGATATCGGAGGTGGGGCATATCTTGTTATTATTTCACCAAGTGGTGAACCAAGAGGAAGTGATACAAATAAATATTCGGTCGTGGCGAAGCTTATCTTCGGCGAGATTTCTTTTCTGTTGACGGGCGACGCTCCGACAGAAGTTAAAAATAAATTAGCGATAGCTTATGGTGAAGGCTTAAAAAGCCAAGTTCTGAAGGTTGCACATCACGGATCGAGGAACTCTCTTTCCGAAGCTTTCCTTTCTGCTGTATCACCGGACTATTCGATAATCTCGGCGGGGAAAGATAATAGTTATGGACACCCACATATAGAGGTGTTGGATTTCTTGCAGAAGATAAATTCAAAAGTAATTGAGACTTTTCAGTATGGAAATATCGTCTTTGAGAGCAATGGGGCGAAGATGAAAAGGGATTAA
- a CDS encoding bL28 family ribosomal protein: protein MKSCAITKKTSIMGGGYSNRTRATQYNPTGKVRKQVNLQKKRIYVPELKKTFVLSISTRAIKTIQKNGAYATLKKAGIIK, encoded by the coding sequence ATGAAATCTTGCGCAATCACAAAAAAGACATCAATAATGGGCGGGGGTTACAGCAATAGGACTAGAGCCACGCAATACAACCCTACCGGAAAAGTCAGGAAGCAAGTTAATTTGCAGAAAAAGAGGATCTATGTGCCTGAGCTTAAAAAGACTTTTGTATTGAGTATCTCAACAAGAGCCATAAAAACTATTCAGAAAAACGGCGCTTATGCTACATTGAAAAAGGCAGGGATAATAAAGTAA
- a CDS encoding site-2 protease family protein — MDINVVFQIIILIFSVIIHEVSHGAMALVFGDRTAEYEGRLTLNPIKHVDIFGTILLPLLLFISHAGFMIGWAKPVPYNPYNLKNAKIAEPLVAFAGPLSNILIAIIFGLLIRFIPVSSDQMVNLVSIFSYVVLINIALAIFNLIPIPPLDGSKILFSFLPVGRFAFTEMASRYGLLILIVIVAFLPNFISPMIFSIFHFLTGIY, encoded by the coding sequence ATGGACATAAACGTCGTATTTCAAATAATAATTCTTATATTTTCTGTCATAATTCATGAAGTTTCTCATGGTGCTATGGCTTTAGTTTTCGGCGATAGGACGGCAGAATACGAAGGTCGTCTTACTCTCAATCCTATAAAACACGTAGACATTTTCGGTACAATTTTACTTCCACTCCTCCTCTTTATTTCACACGCTGGTTTTATGATAGGGTGGGCAAAACCGGTACCTTACAATCCTTACAATCTCAAAAATGCAAAAATCGCCGAACCGCTAGTGGCTTTTGCCGGTCCGCTTTCAAATATCTTAATAGCGATTATTTTTGGCCTGCTCATTAGATTTATTCCAGTTTCAAGTGACCAGATGGTAAATCTAGTATCGATTTTTAGTTATGTCGTCTTGATAAATATTGCTTTAGCGATTTTCAATTTAATACCGATACCACCACTTGATGGCTCAAAAATCCTTTTCTCTTTTTTGCCAGTCGGCAGATTCGCCTTTACCGAAATGGCTTCAAGATACGGGCTTCTGATTCTTATTGTAATCGTGGCTTTTTTGCCAAACTTTATTTCCCCAATGATTTTTTCAATTTTTCACTTTTTAACAGGAATATACTAA
- the rpsL gene encoding 30S ribosomal protein S12, whose protein sequence is MPTINQLIKKNRKTTSRKSKSVALTRSFNTLENRPTYVNSPFKRGVCVKVTTKTPKKPNSAIRKIARVRLTNGLEVTAYIPGIGHNLQEHSVVLLRGGRVKDVGLRYTIVRGVLDATGVEGRRKGRSQYGAKKPKAAK, encoded by the coding sequence ATGCCAACAATAAATCAGTTAATCAAGAAGAATAGAAAGACTACGTCAAGGAAATCAAAGTCTGTGGCTTTGACTCGCTCTTTCAATACTTTGGAAAACAGGCCTACATATGTTAACTCTCCATTCAAGAGGGGTGTCTGTGTAAAGGTCACTACAAAAACTCCAAAGAAACCGAACTCAGCTATCAGAAAGATTGCCAGAGTTCGTCTTACAAATGGTCTAGAAGTTACAGCCTACATACCAGGTATCGGTCACAATTTACAGGAACACTCTGTCGTGCTTCTTCGAGGTGGAAGAGTAAAAGATGTCGGTCTAAGATACACTATCGTAAGAGGTGTACTCGATGCTACAGGAGTAGAAGGAAGAAGAAAAGGTCGCAGTCAGTATGGAGCCAAGAAACCAAAAGCAGCAAAATAA
- the rpsG gene encoding 30S ribosomal protein S7, with amino-acid sequence MRRKQKTKAPIVPDYKYSSEKVSKLINYMMYDGEKTISEKNVYGCMDIIKEKAKVKDPIAVLELALSNTAPNMEVKSKRVGGANYQVPMEVRPSRRAALSMKWIIDAARSKKGSTIANRLADEIIAASKNEGEAVKKRENTHKMAEANKAFAHFAW; translated from the coding sequence ATGAGAAGAAAACAAAAAACAAAAGCACCTATAGTTCCAGATTATAAATACAGTTCAGAGAAAGTTTCAAAGCTTATCAACTATATGATGTATGATGGAGAAAAGACAATCTCTGAAAAGAATGTCTATGGTTGCATGGATATTATAAAGGAAAAGGCAAAAGTGAAGGATCCTATCGCGGTTCTTGAGCTTGCTCTTTCAAACACAGCTCCAAATATGGAGGTGAAGTCAAAGAGAGTCGGAGGTGCCAACTATCAAGTCCCTATGGAAGTTAGACCTTCAAGAAGAGCCGCACTTTCTATGAAATGGATTATCGATGCTGCAAGAAGCAAGAAAGGTTCAACTATTGCCAACAGACTCGCCGATGAAATAATCGCAGCTTCGAAAAATGAAGGTGAAGCGGTGAAGAAGAGGGAGAATACTCATAAGATGGCAGAGGCGAACAAAGCTTTTGCTCATTTCGCCTGGTAA
- the fusA gene encoding elongation factor G, with amino-acid sequence MQRDYPLEKVRNFGIIAHIDAGKTTVSERILYYTGSQHNIGEVHEGETTTDWMEQERERGITITSAAITCFWNPSYMPKTDFSKKVRFNIIDTPGHIDFTAEVKRSLRVLDGAVVVFDGVAGVEPQSETNWRYADEGMVPRVCFINKLDRMGGSFERSYQSILERLTKHAVRMQLPIGAESDFKGIVDLLKMKAYYFEGEMGDKVIEAEIPAEMLGDAKKYRAELVEKIVENDDKLMSDYLEGKEIAIEDLKKTLRKATIANTIVPVFTGSALKNRGVQLVLDGVVDYLPSPLDIPPVKGIDPRNGEELLRHASDAEPFTALAFKLQTDPFVGQLTYFRVYSGTLKSGTYLYNSTTGEKERLGRIVRMHANDREDVEEVFAGEIAAAVGLKSAKTSHTLCDENNPIILDQIVFPEPVINLRIEPKTKADQEKMGFALKKLSDEDPTFKIKTDQETGETIMAGMGELHLEILVDRMKREFHVEANVGKPQVAYKETIMGSAEREEKYIKQSGGKGQYGHVLIKIKPMEPLEEGAKIPKNVSRYDDFEFINSIKGGVIPNEFIPAVEKGVKEAMDRGILAGYKIVNVSCELTYGSYHDVDSSEIAYKIAASMAFQDAAKRAKPVILEPIMKVEVVTPEKFMGDVSGSINSRRGQITEMFERGLNKVIHAKVPLAEMFGYVTTLRSISEGRASSTMEFDHYEVVPPNVAKTIIEARGAGSAPAGNRAS; translated from the coding sequence ATGCAAAGAGATTATCCATTAGAAAAAGTTCGTAATTTCGGAATCATTGCCCACATCGACGCGGGTAAGACTACAGTTTCCGAAAGAATTTTGTATTATACCGGTTCACAACACAATATCGGTGAAGTTCACGAAGGTGAAACTACTACAGACTGGATGGAACAAGAAAGAGAAAGAGGTATCACTATTACCTCCGCTGCCATCACCTGTTTCTGGAATCCTTCATATATGCCGAAGACAGATTTTAGTAAAAAAGTCAGATTCAATATTATCGATACTCCTGGGCACATAGATTTTACCGCAGAGGTGAAGCGCTCCCTTCGAGTTCTTGACGGTGCTGTTGTTGTTTTCGACGGAGTTGCCGGTGTTGAGCCACAGTCAGAAACCAACTGGAGATATGCCGACGAAGGTATGGTCCCGAGAGTTTGTTTTATAAATAAACTAGACAGAATGGGCGGATCTTTTGAAAGATCATATCAGTCTATTCTCGAAAGGCTTACAAAACACGCTGTAAGAATGCAACTTCCTATCGGTGCGGAATCAGATTTCAAAGGAATTGTAGATCTTTTGAAAATGAAAGCCTACTATTTTGAAGGAGAAATGGGGGATAAAGTTATCGAAGCGGAAATCCCAGCCGAAATGCTGGGAGATGCCAAGAAATACAGAGCAGAGCTTGTAGAGAAGATTGTTGAGAATGATGACAAGCTTATGAGTGATTATCTTGAAGGAAAAGAAATCGCTATTGAAGATTTGAAGAAGACCTTGAGAAAAGCAACTATTGCAAATACTATCGTCCCTGTTTTCACTGGTTCAGCTTTGAAAAATAGAGGAGTTCAGCTTGTGCTAGATGGCGTCGTAGACTATTTGCCAAGCCCGCTCGATATTCCGCCCGTCAAAGGTATTGACCCAAGAAATGGCGAGGAGCTTTTGAGACATGCTTCAGATGCCGAGCCGTTTACGGCACTTGCTTTCAAGCTTCAGACGGATCCATTTGTCGGACAACTTACATATTTTAGAGTTTATTCAGGAACATTGAAATCCGGAACATATCTTTACAATTCCACAACTGGTGAAAAAGAAAGATTGGGAAGAATTGTCCGTATGCATGCAAATGATAGAGAAGATGTGGAAGAAGTTTTTGCCGGAGAAATCGCAGCGGCTGTCGGTTTGAAGAGTGCAAAGACAAGCCATACACTTTGCGATGAAAATAATCCAATAATTTTGGATCAAATCGTATTCCCAGAGCCGGTTATCAACTTGAGAATTGAACCAAAGACAAAAGCTGACCAGGAAAAAATGGGATTTGCTTTGAAAAAACTTTCAGATGAAGATCCAACATTTAAAATCAAGACAGATCAAGAAACAGGCGAAACTATTATGGCAGGTATGGGAGAACTTCACCTTGAAATTCTTGTAGACAGAATGAAAAGAGAATTCCATGTCGAAGCAAATGTGGGCAAACCGCAAGTCGCTTATAAAGAAACGATTATGGGTTCTGCCGAAAGAGAAGAAAAATACATCAAGCAATCTGGAGGTAAGGGTCAATACGGTCACGTCCTTATTAAGATCAAACCAATGGAACCGCTTGAAGAAGGTGCCAAGATTCCAAAGAATGTCAGCAGATATGACGACTTCGAATTTATCAACTCTATTAAAGGAGGTGTTATTCCAAATGAATTCATACCTGCAGTTGAAAAAGGTGTAAAAGAGGCTATGGATAGGGGTATTCTTGCGGGATACAAGATAGTAAATGTTTCTTGTGAGCTTACATACGGATCGTATCACGATGTGGACTCTTCAGAAATCGCTTATAAAATTGCTGCTTCTATGGCATTCCAAGATGCAGCAAAGAGAGCAAAGCCGGTCATACTTGAGCCGATTATGAAAGTGGAAGTTGTCACTCCGGAGAAATTCATGGGAGATGTTTCTGGAAGCATCAATTCAAGAAGAGGACAAATAACAGAAATGTTTGAAAGAGGTTTGAATAAAGTTATTCATGCCAAAGTCCCGCTTGCAGAAATGTTTGGATATGTCACGACACTCCGCTCGATTTCAGAAGGAAGAGCTTCATCGACCATGGAATTTGACCACTATGAAGTAGTACCACCAAATGTCGCGAAGACTATTATCGAAGCAAGAGGAGCAGGGTCTGCTCCAGCGGGGAATAGGGCTAGTTAG